One window from the genome of Myxococcales bacterium encodes:
- a CDS encoding lanthionine synthetase C family protein yields the protein MKAASPWRPLLTGASAERARAIIDDIALGVRQSADAIDEASAATKGTDHPWHILLPAYRWAEDNQREDDAAYVADGLERFAANIVDRGFSTSLFSGVGALTWLHAHLTNELFEPADEEAEAHTDDDAAVGEDAAALILARLRAMPNADYDLISGLVGVGIIGLEMANAPEHEQIVTEVLGALHKRSLTDDLGGRYWLTSPELLPQWQRKIAPEGYYNLGLAHGMPGVAALAAECHARGLATDLSASLATSVVDWLLRARKKDSTPGFSGWIEVGSQNAGGSQLAWCYGGLGVSATILRAAQVFNRSDWRQQAIEIARACASAAQVAPPLRDHALCHGSAGNAHVFNRLYQATGDEPLREAALAYFEATLAAHRPGEGIGGYQAWGTIGQTDFESLGHQQGFVDDISLLTGSSGIGLALQAAVSQTEPNWDRALMVNTTPMAPTR from the coding sequence ATGAAAGCCGCGTCGCCTTGGCGTCCACTACTGACCGGGGCGAGCGCCGAGAGGGCGCGCGCCATTATCGACGATATTGCCCTCGGGGTGCGGCAAAGCGCCGACGCGATCGACGAAGCGTCGGCAGCGACCAAGGGGACGGACCACCCGTGGCATATCTTGTTGCCTGCCTATCGCTGGGCCGAGGACAATCAGCGAGAAGACGATGCCGCATATGTCGCGGATGGCTTGGAACGTTTTGCGGCGAACATCGTGGATCGCGGTTTTTCGACGTCCTTGTTCAGCGGTGTTGGGGCGCTAACGTGGCTGCATGCACATCTTACCAACGAACTTTTTGAACCGGCCGACGAAGAGGCGGAGGCGCACACCGACGACGACGCCGCGGTCGGCGAAGATGCGGCGGCCTTGATTTTGGCGCGTCTGCGCGCGATGCCCAACGCCGACTACGATCTCATCAGCGGCCTGGTTGGGGTCGGCATCATCGGCCTTGAAATGGCAAACGCGCCCGAGCACGAGCAAATTGTCACCGAGGTGCTCGGAGCGCTGCATAAACGCAGCCTCACCGATGACCTCGGTGGACGCTACTGGCTGACCTCGCCCGAGTTGTTGCCGCAGTGGCAACGAAAAATCGCACCCGAAGGTTACTACAACCTCGGCTTGGCGCATGGCATGCCGGGCGTTGCGGCCCTCGCGGCGGAATGTCATGCGCGCGGCCTCGCAACCGATCTGAGCGCGTCGCTAGCAACCAGCGTGGTGGATTGGCTATTGCGGGCGCGCAAAAAAGACAGCACGCCGGGATTCTCGGGTTGGATCGAGGTCGGCTCGCAGAATGCCGGAGGCAGCCAGCTGGCCTGGTGCTATGGCGGCCTCGGCGTCTCGGCGACGATCCTGCGCGCGGCACAGGTGTTTAACCGCAGCGATTGGCGACAGCAAGCGATCGAAATCGCCCGGGCGTGCGCAAGCGCGGCGCAAGTCGCTCCCCCCCTGCGCGACCATGCCCTATGTCACGGCAGCGCGGGCAACGCCCACGTATTTAATCGCCTCTATCAAGCCACGGGCGACGAACCCTTGCGCGAGGCCGCCCTCGCGTATTTTGAGGCCACGCTGGCGGCGCACCGTCCAGGCGAAGGCATTGGTGGCTACCAAGCGTGGGGCACGATCGGCCAGACAGACTTTGAGTCATTAGGGCATCAGCAAGGCTTTGTCGATGATATCTCGTTGCTGACTGGCAGCAGCGGCATCGGGCTAGCCTTGCAAGCCGCTGTTTCTCAAACCGAACCCAATTGGGATCGCGCGCTTATGGTCAACACGACGCCGATGGCCCCAACCCGCTAG
- a CDS encoding class I SAM-dependent methyltransferase, with protein MQRAHFDVQTWGEDETSDAYAKLTEVHTHHRWVNMYGSLKHLGDVNGKRVLDLPSGEGKYSLHLLSRGAAHVTSVDLAAKMIELTASRLTGAQRLRWHGVVADAGVRQAYAAQPFDASLSNFIFEYCADVEALRRVASNLFLNLADGGRCVITHAPGAELPEDRAHVIATVNIHATELTPAIAPGDLIKIRYPNCNLEYEWYYWPTDAIAEALASVGFADISIHRVELDPSYHGDVDLRRFAAHTGNRHITASKPAP; from the coding sequence ATGCAGCGCGCGCATTTTGACGTACAAACCTGGGGCGAAGACGAAACGTCGGATGCTTACGCCAAGCTCACCGAGGTGCACACGCATCATCGTTGGGTGAACATGTACGGCAGCCTCAAGCACCTCGGCGACGTCAACGGCAAGCGCGTGCTCGATCTCCCCAGTGGCGAGGGAAAGTACTCGTTGCATCTGCTTAGTCGCGGCGCCGCCCACGTGACGTCGGTTGACTTGGCCGCCAAGATGATCGAGCTAACTGCCAGCCGGCTCACCGGCGCTCAACGCTTGCGCTGGCACGGCGTCGTCGCGGATGCCGGCGTGAGGCAAGCCTATGCGGCCCAGCCGTTTGACGCCTCGCTGTCAAATTTCATTTTTGAATACTGCGCCGACGTCGAGGCCTTGCGGCGCGTCGCGAGCAACCTCTTTTTGAACCTCGCGGACGGTGGCCGTTGCGTGATTACCCACGCGCCTGGCGCCGAATTGCCCGAGGACCGCGCCCATGTGATCGCCACGGTGAATATCCACGCCACGGAGCTGACGCCAGCCATCGCGCCTGGCGACCTCATCAAGATTCGCTATCCAAACTGCAACCTCGAATACGAGTGGTATTATTGGCCGACCGACGCGATCGCAGAGGCGTTAGCCAGCGTCGGGTTCGCCGACATCAGCATTCACCGGGTCGAACTCGATCCCAGCTACCACGGCGACGTTGACCTTAGGCGCTTCGCCGCGCATACCGGCAATCGCCACATAACCGCTAGCAAACCCGCGCCGTAG